From one Acidimicrobiales bacterium genomic stretch:
- the disA gene encoding DNA integrity scanning diadenylate cyclase DisA: MLSRRSTAMTEALGAVAPGRPLREGLDRILQANMGALIVVGDGPEVLAICSGGFLLDAEFSPQRLSELAKMDGAIILASDASRIARANVHLVPNPNVPTSETGTRHRTAERVARSVDVPVISVSEDMSIIAVYRHDNKHPLEPVPRLVTRANQALQTLERYKTRLDAVSGALSALEVEDLVTVRDVVTVLQRAEMVGRIAEEINGYIVELGTDGRLVLLQLEELMGGVADDRRLVIQDYFQDRLQWKLEKALEALSSLTTEDLLDLKAVVGVLHLPIDATELEAGMQPRGYRLLSKIPRLPDVIIENIVTRFGSLQKVLRASIEELDDVEGVGEVRARAIKEGLARLAETSILDRYA; the protein is encoded by the coding sequence GTGCTCAGCCGGCGCAGTACGGCGATGACCGAGGCGCTGGGTGCCGTGGCCCCCGGCCGCCCCCTTCGAGAGGGCCTCGATCGCATCCTCCAGGCCAACATGGGCGCCCTCATCGTGGTGGGCGACGGGCCCGAGGTCCTGGCCATCTGCTCGGGCGGGTTCCTCCTCGACGCCGAGTTCAGCCCCCAGCGGCTGTCCGAGCTGGCCAAGATGGACGGCGCCATCATCCTCGCGTCGGATGCCAGCCGCATCGCCCGGGCCAACGTGCACCTGGTGCCGAACCCCAACGTGCCCACGTCGGAGACCGGGACCCGGCACCGCACGGCCGAACGGGTCGCCCGGTCCGTCGACGTGCCGGTGATCTCGGTGTCCGAGGACATGTCGATCATCGCCGTGTACCGCCACGACAACAAGCATCCGCTGGAGCCGGTCCCCCGCCTCGTCACCCGGGCCAATCAGGCCCTCCAGACGCTCGAGCGCTACAAGACCCGCCTCGATGCGGTGAGCGGCGCGCTCTCCGCCCTGGAGGTGGAAGACCTCGTCACCGTCCGCGACGTCGTCACCGTCCTCCAGCGGGCCGAGATGGTGGGCCGCATCGCCGAGGAGATCAACGGCTACATCGTCGAGCTCGGAACCGACGGCCGCCTGGTCCTGCTCCAGCTCGAGGAGCTGATGGGCGGCGTGGCCGACGACCGCCGGCTGGTGATCCAGGACTACTTCCAGGACCGTCTCCAGTGGAAGCTGGAGAAGGCCCTGGAGGCGCTGTCCAGCCTGACCACCGAGGATCTCCTCGACCTCAAGGCCGTGGTCGGCGTGCTGCACCTGCCCATCGACGCCACCGAGCTGGAGGCCGGCATGCAGCCGCGCGGCTACCGGCTCCTGTCGAAGATCCCCCGCCTCCCCGACGTGATCATCGAGAACATCGTGACCCGCTTCGGCAGCCTCCAGAAGGTCCTGCGGGCCAGCATCGAGGAGCTCGACGACGTCGAGGGCGTCGGCGAGGTCCGGGCCCGGGCCATCAAGGAAGGCCTGGCCCGCCTGGCCGAGACGTCCATCCTCGACCGCTACGCATGA
- a CDS encoding dienelactone hydrolase family protein gives MSRITLPSGTPAELARPSAEPSRGLVIAPDIMGLRPLFDDMCARLAHEHGWAVCAPEPFPGREHLPMDKREIGSNDDDRVLGDLVDAADLLGVEPVAVLGFCQGGMWAFKAAGTGRFDKAAAFYGLVRVPWARPGHAQPLEWLTRPGAAPVLAIAGGRDQLVPADQVDELRAVPGVEVVFYPDAEHGFAHDPARPSHRADDAADAWRRVLAFLA, from the coding sequence GTGAGCCGCATCACGCTGCCCTCGGGGACGCCCGCTGAGCTGGCCCGGCCCTCGGCGGAGCCGTCCCGGGGGTTGGTGATCGCCCCCGACATCATGGGGCTTCGCCCCCTCTTCGACGACATGTGCGCGCGCCTGGCCCATGAGCACGGCTGGGCCGTCTGCGCGCCGGAGCCCTTCCCCGGGCGCGAGCACCTGCCGATGGACAAGCGCGAGATCGGGTCGAACGACGACGACCGGGTGCTCGGCGATCTGGTGGACGCCGCCGACCTGCTCGGGGTGGAGCCGGTGGCCGTCCTCGGGTTCTGCCAGGGCGGCATGTGGGCGTTCAAGGCCGCCGGCACGGGTCGGTTCGACAAGGCGGCCGCGTTCTACGGCCTGGTGCGGGTCCCGTGGGCCCGCCCCGGCCATGCCCAGCCGCTGGAGTGGCTCACCCGGCCGGGAGCGGCACCGGTGCTGGCAATCGCCGGCGGGCGGGACCAGCTGGTGCCCGCGGACCAGGTCGACGAGTTGCGGGCGGTGCCAGGCGTCGAGGTGGTCTTCTACCCCGATGCCGAACACGGGTTCGCCCACGATCCGGCCCGCCCCAGCCACCGGGCCGACGACGCGGCCGACGCCTGGCGCCGGGTCTTGGCCTTCCTGGCCTGA
- a CDS encoding CarD family transcriptional regulator: MPETAFDVGDKVVYPHHGAAVIEKREQKEVFGETREYLVLKLAYGDLTLMVPCDNTDEVGLREVINDEEVEEVFAVLRKKEARMPTNWSRRYKNHVEKLKSGDIYQVAEVVRNLSIRDKDKGLSAGEKRMLTRARQILVSELTFAIGVSEEEAEQKLNEALP; the protein is encoded by the coding sequence ATGCCTGAAACTGCGTTCGATGTCGGTGACAAGGTCGTCTATCCACACCACGGGGCGGCGGTGATCGAGAAGCGAGAGCAGAAGGAAGTCTTCGGTGAGACCAGGGAGTACCTGGTCCTCAAGCTGGCCTACGGCGACCTCACCCTCATGGTGCCGTGCGACAACACCGACGAGGTCGGCCTGCGCGAGGTCATCAACGACGAAGAGGTCGAGGAGGTGTTCGCCGTCCTTCGCAAGAAGGAGGCGCGCATGCCCACCAACTGGTCGCGCCGCTACAAGAACCACGTCGAGAAGCTGAAGTCGGGCGACATCTACCAGGTGGCCGAAGTCGTGCGGAACCTCTCGATCCGCGACAAGGACAAGGGGCTGTCGGCCGGCGAGAAGCGGATGCTCACCCGCGCCCGCCAGATCCTCGTGTCCGAGCTGACCTTCGCCATCGGCGTTTCCGAGGAAGAGGCCGAGCAGAAGCTCAACGAAGCGCTGCCGTAG
- a CDS encoding TRAM domain-containing protein, translating to MFVEVVRLFIVLLATAAGFAMGKGPEAMDAGNGAILGATLGACIGYVSGGVLGRLLDQGIGLAERRFNRTPAHQLLAGGVGAVVLGGLAGVVLLPAAFVFPPQLGWSAVGLVVWVGAFLGYRVGARKSDELLAMAGLSSRPLLRTTTYGSSETPAVLVDATTVSDGRLLALVRAGFLRDALLVPRFVVDQLEAIADSEDAVRSRRGRRGLEMLEALRLHPDVTLHVLEDELPDQDDAHGKLVALARRSQSSLLTLDETLQRAAELQGVRCLSLRRLGEGMRPVYLPGEAARIAIVREGKEAGQGVGFLDDGTMVVVGGARELMGQEVEVRITSKVETSVGRMLFASVASEPEVPQRVDGAADDGHARRPSP from the coding sequence GTGTTCGTAGAGGTCGTCCGGCTCTTCATCGTGCTGCTGGCAACGGCGGCCGGCTTCGCCATGGGCAAGGGCCCGGAGGCGATGGACGCCGGAAACGGGGCCATTCTCGGGGCCACGCTCGGCGCGTGCATCGGCTACGTGTCCGGCGGTGTGCTCGGGCGGTTGCTCGACCAGGGCATCGGACTGGCCGAGCGGCGGTTCAACCGCACGCCGGCCCACCAGCTCCTGGCCGGCGGTGTCGGCGCCGTCGTGCTCGGCGGCCTGGCCGGCGTCGTCCTCCTTCCCGCCGCCTTCGTCTTCCCCCCCCAGCTGGGATGGTCGGCGGTGGGCCTGGTGGTGTGGGTGGGAGCGTTCCTCGGCTACCGGGTCGGCGCCCGGAAGAGCGACGAGCTGCTGGCCATGGCCGGGCTCTCGTCGCGCCCCCTGCTGCGGACGACGACCTATGGCTCCTCGGAGACGCCGGCTGTGCTGGTCGACGCGACCACGGTCTCCGACGGGCGCCTGCTGGCCCTGGTGCGGGCCGGCTTCCTCCGCGACGCCCTGCTGGTGCCGCGCTTCGTCGTCGACCAGCTCGAGGCCATCGCCGACAGCGAGGACGCGGTGCGCAGCCGCCGGGGCCGGCGCGGGCTGGAGATGCTCGAAGCGCTGCGGCTGCACCCCGACGTGACCCTGCACGTGCTCGAGGACGAGCTGCCCGACCAGGACGACGCCCACGGCAAGCTCGTGGCCCTCGCCCGTCGCTCCCAGAGCTCGCTGCTGACCCTGGACGAGACGCTCCAGCGGGCGGCCGAGCTCCAGGGCGTGCGCTGCCTGAGCCTGCGGCGCCTGGGCGAGGGGATGCGGCCCGTCTACCTGCCGGGCGAGGCGGCCCGCATCGCCATCGTCCGGGAGGGCAAGGAGGCGGGCCAGGGCGTCGGGTTCCTCGACGACGGCACCATGGTCGTGGTGGGCGGCGCACGCGAGCTGATGGGCCAGGAGGTCGAGGTCCGGATCACCAGCAAGGTGGAGACCTCCGTGGGGCGGATGCTCTTCGCATCCGTCGCTTCGGAACCGGAGGTTCCTCAGCGAGTTGATGGTGCTGCGGACGACGGGCATGCCCGTCGTCCTTCGCCCTGA
- the ispD gene encoding 2-C-methyl-D-erythritol 4-phosphate cytidylyltransferase gives MVVWTVVVAAGAATRFGGPKQYATLGGRRVLDWSLDVARATSDGVVVVVPAGETERPEAADVVVAGADTRSGSVRNGLVAVPADADVVVVHDAARPLAGPALFRAAIAAVRAGAPGAVCAVPVTDTLKRVSGSTVLTTVDRSALWSVQTPQAFSAGALRAAHAGGGEATDDAALLEAAGSEVVVVPGDVRNRKLTSPEDLVVAEALLGRPALRVGQGYDLHRFSEDLDRPLVLGGVVFEGERGLAGHSDADVVAHAIADAVLGAACLGDLGRHFPDDDPAWAGADSIALLAEVVRRAAATGWRPANADCTVVLERPRLAPRRDEMQACLAAVLGAPVSVKAATAEGLGSLGRGEGIACSAVVLVSR, from the coding sequence ATGGTGGTCTGGACGGTCGTCGTGGCGGCGGGGGCGGCGACGCGGTTCGGGGGCCCCAAGCAGTACGCCACGCTGGGCGGGCGGCGGGTGCTGGACTGGTCGCTCGACGTGGCCCGGGCGACCAGCGACGGGGTGGTGGTCGTGGTGCCGGCCGGCGAGACGGAGCGGCCGGAGGCGGCCGACGTGGTCGTGGCCGGGGCCGACACCCGCTCGGGCTCGGTCCGCAACGGGCTGGTCGCCGTCCCGGCCGACGCCGACGTGGTCGTGGTGCACGACGCGGCCCGGCCCCTGGCCGGGCCGGCGTTGTTCCGGGCCGCCATCGCGGCCGTACGCGCGGGGGCGCCCGGCGCCGTGTGCGCCGTCCCGGTCACCGACACGCTGAAGAGGGTGAGCGGTTCGACCGTCCTCACCACCGTCGACCGGTCCGCCTTGTGGTCGGTGCAGACGCCCCAGGCCTTCTCTGCTGGCGCCCTGCGGGCCGCCCACGCCGGCGGCGGCGAGGCCACCGACGACGCCGCCCTCCTGGAGGCGGCGGGATCGGAGGTCGTCGTGGTGCCGGGCGACGTCCGCAACCGGAAGCTGACCAGCCCCGAGGATCTCGTCGTGGCGGAGGCGCTCCTCGGCCGCCCGGCGCTCCGTGTGGGGCAGGGCTACGACCTGCACCGCTTCAGTGAGGACCTCGACCGGCCGCTCGTCCTCGGGGGCGTGGTCTTCGAGGGCGAGCGCGGCCTCGCCGGGCACAGCGACGCCGACGTCGTGGCCCACGCCATCGCCGATGCCGTGCTCGGTGCGGCTTGCCTGGGCGACCTCGGGCGCCACTTCCCCGACGACGACCCCGCCTGGGCTGGTGCCGACAGCATCGCCCTGCTGGCCGAGGTGGTGCGGCGGGCGGCGGCGACCGGGTGGCGACCGGCCAACGCCGACTGCACGGTCGTCCTCGAGCGCCCGCGCCTGGCGCCCCGGCGCGACGAGATGCAGGCCTGCCTGGCCGCCGTCCTGGGTGCCCCGGTCAGCGTGAAGGCGGCCACGGCCGAGGGCCTCGGTTCGCTCGGCCGCGGCGAGGGGATCGCCTGCTCGGCCGTCGTCCTGGTGAGCCGGTGA
- the rlmB gene encoding 23S rRNA (guanosine(2251)-2'-O)-methyltransferase RlmB: MTPPRGRGPSSAGGPPRGRRRPVAGAPVRRRSPSAAPAGRAGRSTQPSVGGEQVEGRHAVRELLAAGRRRVRELLVADGMDPSAVVAEILDLAAAARVPVRRVSRGRLDAAAATDAPQGVLARAEPLPEADLDDLARTAQGRSPFLLALDGVTDPHNLGALLRTAECAGVTGVVLPRHRAVHVTPTVAKAAAGAIEHLPLAVVPGLPAALTRLRRAGVWTVGLDQDADQSVYDLELGAEPVALVLGAEGSGLSRLALQRCEVAVHIPQRGSLPSLNVAAAAAVACFELARRRG, encoded by the coding sequence GTGACGCCGCCCCGGGGGCGGGGCCCGTCGTCGGCCGGCGGGCCGCCCCGCGGCCGGCGCCGGCCGGTGGCGGGCGCGCCCGTCCGGCGGCGATCGCCGTCCGCCGCGCCGGCCGGTCGCGCCGGGCGGTCGACGCAGCCCTCCGTCGGCGGCGAGCAGGTCGAGGGGCGTCACGCCGTCCGCGAGCTGCTGGCCGCAGGGCGCAGGCGCGTCCGGGAGCTGCTCGTCGCCGACGGGATGGACCCGTCGGCCGTGGTGGCCGAGATCCTCGACCTGGCTGCGGCGGCGCGCGTGCCCGTCCGGCGCGTCAGCCGGGGCCGGCTCGATGCGGCCGCCGCCACCGATGCCCCCCAGGGTGTGCTGGCGAGGGCGGAGCCCCTGCCCGAGGCCGACCTCGACGACCTGGCTCGCACGGCGCAGGGGCGCAGCCCGTTCCTGCTCGCCCTCGACGGGGTGACCGACCCCCACAACCTGGGCGCCCTCCTGCGCACCGCGGAGTGCGCCGGCGTCACCGGCGTCGTGCTGCCGCGCCACCGCGCCGTGCACGTGACCCCCACCGTGGCCAAGGCGGCGGCCGGGGCCATCGAGCACCTGCCGCTCGCCGTGGTGCCCGGCCTGCCGGCGGCCCTCACCCGGCTGCGCCGGGCGGGCGTGTGGACGGTGGGTCTCGACCAGGACGCCGACCAGAGCGTGTACGACCTGGAGCTCGGCGCCGAGCCCGTGGCCCTGGTCCTCGGGGCCGAGGGGAGCGGGCTGTCCCGGCTGGCGCTCCAGCGCTGCGAGGTGGCCGTGCACATCCCCCAGCGGGGATCGCTCCCGTCGCTGAACGTGGCGGCGGCGGCGGCCGTGGCCTGTTTCGAGCTGGCCCGTCGACGGGGCTAG
- the sigH gene encoding RNA polymerase sporulation sigma factor SigH, with translation MRCDTPAIEASDAELVERYHAGDTDALLVLLERYRRFAAVRARTYFIAGGDADDIEQEGMIGLFKAARDFRGDREASFRAFAELCITRQVISAVKSATRHKHRPLNQYVSLSGVRGGDDAAERSVEDLLDPHAVTDPADAVVSNERMAAMRRSIDETLSGLEVEVLRLYVEGKSYQEISAQLGRHVKSIDNALQRIKRKLEGHLNETAVPEDPVLV, from the coding sequence ATGCGCTGCGACACGCCAGCCATCGAAGCATCCGACGCCGAGCTCGTCGAGCGGTACCACGCCGGCGACACCGACGCCCTGCTGGTCCTGCTCGAGCGCTACCGGCGCTTCGCCGCCGTGCGGGCCCGTACCTACTTCATCGCCGGTGGGGACGCCGACGACATCGAGCAGGAGGGGATGATCGGCCTGTTCAAGGCGGCGCGGGACTTCCGGGGCGACCGGGAGGCGTCGTTCCGGGCCTTCGCCGAGCTGTGCATCACCCGCCAGGTCATCAGCGCCGTGAAGTCGGCCACGCGGCACAAGCACCGCCCCCTCAACCAGTACGTGTCGCTGTCCGGCGTGCGGGGCGGCGACGATGCCGCCGAGCGCTCGGTCGAGGACCTCCTCGACCCCCACGCGGTCACCGATCCGGCCGATGCGGTGGTCTCCAACGAGCGCATGGCCGCCATGCGCCGGTCGATCGACGAGACCCTTTCCGGGCTCGAGGTCGAGGTGCTGCGGCTGTACGTCGAGGGCAAGTCGTACCAGGAGATCAGCGCCCAGTTGGGGCGGCACGTGAAGTCGATCGACAACGCCCTCCAGCGGATCAAGCGCAAGCTCGAGGGCCACCTCAACGAGACGGCGGTGCCGGAGGACCCGGTCCTGGTGTAG
- a CDS encoding DUF3263 domain-containing protein, with protein MSLSDRDRAILDFERKWWTLPGPKESAIREHLGLSATRYYKALGELVDSPDALGYDPLVVRRLRLRRDLRRRARYEGPASGRPQIR; from the coding sequence ATGTCCCTCTCCGACCGCGACCGCGCGATCCTCGACTTCGAACGAAAGTGGTGGACCTTGCCCGGACCGAAGGAGTCGGCGATCCGCGAGCATTTGGGCCTGTCGGCGACCCGCTACTACAAGGCCCTCGGCGAGCTCGTCGACTCGCCTGACGCCCTCGGCTACGACCCCCTCGTCGTGCGGCGGCTGCGTCTCCGCCGCGACCTGCGCAGGCGGGCGCGCTACGAGGGGCCGGCCAGCGGGCGTCCCCAGATCCGTTGA
- a CDS encoding LytR C-terminal domain-containing protein, with amino-acid sequence MQPGRGAALLVVAVLLGIVLLNAADDAPPDRVAAGTSKDDGESEVTTSTGVTTTVVILPVRAPADVKVISANGTDTKGVARKATDQLKAVGYNVLSPTDAPKTAASAVYFAGDFQREAEGVAANLGLPPTSVQPVPTPGPLADPRGADVIVVVGPELAQTLARPTTASTTAGATTTTTAARTTSSTTRP; translated from the coding sequence ATGCAGCCCGGCCGCGGCGCGGCGCTGCTCGTGGTCGCCGTGCTGCTCGGCATCGTGCTCCTCAACGCGGCCGACGACGCCCCTCCCGACCGGGTGGCCGCCGGGACGAGCAAGGACGACGGCGAGTCGGAGGTGACCACGTCCACCGGCGTGACGACGACCGTCGTGATCCTGCCTGTGCGCGCGCCGGCCGACGTGAAGGTGATCTCGGCCAACGGCACGGACACCAAGGGGGTGGCCCGCAAGGCCACCGACCAGCTGAAGGCGGTCGGCTACAACGTGCTGTCGCCGACCGACGCCCCCAAGACGGCGGCCAGCGCCGTGTACTTCGCCGGCGACTTCCAGCGGGAGGCAGAGGGCGTGGCCGCCAACCTCGGCCTCCCCCCGACGAGCGTGCAGCCCGTCCCCACCCCGGGGCCGCTCGCCGATCCCCGGGGCGCCGACGTCATCGTGGTCGTCGGTCCGGAGCTGGCCCAGACCCTGGCCCGCCCCACCACCGCAAGCACCACGGCCGGCGCGACCACGACCACCACTGCGGCGCGGACGACCTCCAGCACCACCCGGCCCTGA
- the otsB gene encoding trehalose-phosphatase, translating to MADDGLFERFRSHPHASGILCDFDGTLAPIVDDPDASRPLPEAVDLLHRLAAVYRRVAVISGRPAGFLAAHLELAAHSHGGAAGDGLVAVGLYGLERAEGDRVDTDPRVEEWLPVIEEVAALADAEAPEGVFVERKRLSLALHYRTAPSHTDWATSWSAAQADRTGLLRHPARMSEELRPPLPVDKGTVVAGLAEDLGAVCFLGDDVGDVPAFDSLDELARTRPMAAVKVAVRSEESPEALLDAADLVVDGPEGVVDLLRCLLEPPPS from the coding sequence GTGGCGGACGACGGGCTGTTCGAACGATTCAGGAGCCACCCGCACGCGTCCGGCATCCTGTGCGACTTCGACGGGACCCTGGCACCCATCGTCGACGACCCGGACGCGTCGCGACCTCTTCCCGAGGCGGTCGACCTCCTGCACCGGCTGGCCGCCGTCTACCGCCGGGTCGCGGTCATCTCGGGCCGGCCGGCCGGCTTCCTGGCCGCCCACCTCGAACTGGCCGCCCACAGCCACGGCGGCGCAGCCGGCGACGGCCTGGTGGCCGTGGGCCTGTACGGCCTGGAGCGGGCGGAGGGCGACCGGGTGGACACCGACCCGCGCGTCGAGGAATGGCTGCCGGTGATCGAGGAGGTGGCGGCCCTGGCCGACGCCGAGGCGCCGGAGGGTGTCTTCGTCGAGCGCAAGCGGCTCTCCCTCGCGCTCCACTACCGGACCGCTCCGTCGCACACCGACTGGGCGACCTCGTGGTCCGCCGCCCAGGCGGACCGCACAGGGCTGCTCCGCCACCCGGCCCGGATGTCGGAGGAGCTGCGCCCGCCCCTCCCGGTCGACAAGGGCACGGTCGTGGCCGGGCTGGCCGAAGACCTGGGCGCCGTGTGCTTCCTGGGTGACGACGTCGGCGACGTCCCCGCCTTCGACAGCCTCGACGAGCTGGCTCGCACCCGCCCGATGGCGGCGGTCAAGGTGGCGGTGCGGAGCGAGGAGTCGCCGGAGGCCCTGCTCGACGCCGCCGATCTCGTCGTCGACGGTCCCGAGGGGGTCGTAGACCTGCTCAGGTGTCTGCTCGAGCCGCCGCCGTCGTGA
- a CDS encoding trehalose-6-phosphate synthase, with the protein MGHPDLVVVSNRGPLSFSTGPDGSLVARRGAGGLVSSLGPAVAGTGATWIAAAISDADRQAAAVGVVEAEGFRLRSMAIDPAAYQQFYDVIANGTLWFLSHGLYDLPRRPRIDRRWHEAWAAFREVNHAFARAAAEEAPEGGTVLVHDYQLPLVADVLAALRPDLHTGYFQHTPFCDPSALRVLPDAVAAELLSAMCSQGASGFHAARWSAAFEACARATLGVTPSTYVSPAAIDTDALAAIAASPESTAELVRLEERVGDCRLIVRVDRIELSKNLLRGFVAFEALLEAEPKWRERVVFAACVYPSRDGLPEYLAYRSEMEALVERINNTWGTPSWTPVLLDTSDSFPRSVAALRRYDVLLVNPIRDGLNLVAMEGPVLNERDGVLALSTEAGVWDVLAHGVISVNPFDVSGTAAALSRALAMGPDERAGRAAILRKAARRRSPQDWLDDQLALVTTAAARADT; encoded by the coding sequence ATGGGCCACCCCGACCTGGTCGTCGTCTCGAACCGAGGTCCGTTGTCCTTCAGCACCGGGCCCGACGGTTCCCTGGTCGCCCGGCGGGGCGCCGGCGGCCTCGTCTCAAGCCTCGGGCCCGCCGTGGCCGGCACGGGCGCCACGTGGATCGCGGCGGCCATCAGCGACGCCGATCGCCAGGCGGCGGCCGTCGGCGTGGTGGAGGCCGAAGGCTTCCGGCTGCGCTCCATGGCCATCGACCCCGCCGCCTACCAGCAGTTCTACGACGTCATCGCCAACGGCACCCTGTGGTTCCTCAGTCACGGCTTGTACGACCTCCCCCGCCGGCCCCGGATCGACCGGCGCTGGCACGAGGCGTGGGCCGCGTTCCGGGAGGTGAACCACGCCTTCGCCCGGGCCGCCGCCGAGGAGGCTCCCGAGGGCGGCACCGTGCTCGTGCACGACTACCAGCTGCCGCTGGTTGCCGACGTGCTGGCCGCGCTTCGCCCCGACCTCCACACCGGGTACTTCCAGCACACGCCGTTCTGCGACCCGTCCGCGCTGCGGGTGCTCCCCGACGCGGTGGCCGCCGAGCTCCTCTCCGCCATGTGTAGCCAGGGCGCGAGCGGGTTCCATGCGGCCCGGTGGTCGGCCGCCTTCGAGGCGTGCGCGCGAGCAACGCTGGGCGTCACACCGTCCACCTACGTGTCCCCCGCCGCCATCGACACCGACGCGCTGGCCGCCATCGCCGCGTCCCCGGAGTCCACGGCCGAGCTGGTCCGGCTCGAGGAACGGGTGGGCGACTGCCGCCTCATCGTGCGGGTCGACCGCATCGAGCTCTCGAAGAACCTGCTGCGCGGTTTCGTCGCCTTCGAGGCGCTTTTGGAAGCCGAGCCGAAGTGGCGCGAGCGTGTCGTGTTCGCGGCGTGCGTGTACCCCTCACGCGACGGCCTTCCCGAGTACCTCGCCTACCGGAGCGAGATGGAAGCGCTGGTCGAGCGCATCAACAACACCTGGGGCACCCCGTCGTGGACGCCCGTCCTGCTCGACACGAGCGACTCGTTCCCGCGATCGGTGGCCGCGCTGCGCCGCTACGACGTGCTCCTGGTGAACCCCATCCGCGACGGGCTCAACCTGGTGGCCATGGAGGGCCCCGTGCTCAACGAGCGCGACGGCGTGCTGGCCCTCAGCACCGAGGCCGGCGTGTGGGACGTGCTCGCCCACGGTGTCATCTCGGTCAACCCGTTCGACGTCTCCGGTACCGCCGCCGCCCTCTCGCGGGCCCTGGCCATGGGGCCCGACGAGCGGGCCGGGCGCGCCGCCATCCTCCGCAAGGCGGCCCGGCGGCGGTCACCCCAGGACTGGCTGGACGATCAGCTCGCCCTCGTCACGACGGCGGCGGCTCGAGCAGACACCTGA
- a CDS encoding glycerate kinase, whose protein sequence is MPHAVAAPDKFRGTASAAEIATAVARASQRCGWTCDQAPVADGGEGTLEAVGGNVRSARVRGPLGETVEAEWRLLASPPGGAAGSGPTAVVEMARATGLHLLGGPEWNDPMRASTEGVGDLILAAVAAKARRVVVAVGGSASTDGGLGCLQALHPRGRLAGVDLVVACDVTTTFVDAAEEFAPQKGASPAQVALLRRRLERLAQVYLDEYGVDVRSIPGSGAAGGLAGGLAALGATLLPGFDLVADTIELAERIDGADLVVTGEGFLDAHSFAGKAVGGVVELAEEAGVPVLVVVGEAFADSQVPTVSLVDRFGRERAFNETLACVEAAVVEHLVALP, encoded by the coding sequence GTGCCCCACGCCGTCGCCGCCCCCGACAAGTTCCGTGGGACGGCGTCGGCGGCCGAGATCGCCACCGCCGTCGCCCGGGCCTCGCAGCGGTGCGGCTGGACGTGTGACCAGGCCCCCGTGGCCGACGGCGGCGAGGGGACGCTGGAGGCGGTGGGCGGCAACGTGCGGTCGGCGCGCGTCCGGGGACCGCTGGGCGAGACGGTCGAGGCGGAGTGGCGCCTGCTCGCCTCGCCGCCGGGCGGGGCGGCGGGCAGCGGGCCGACGGCGGTGGTGGAGATGGCCCGCGCCACCGGCCTCCACCTGCTGGGCGGGCCCGAGTGGAACGACCCCATGCGGGCGTCGACGGAGGGCGTCGGCGACCTCATCCTCGCCGCCGTGGCGGCCAAGGCCCGGCGGGTCGTCGTCGCCGTGGGCGGGTCGGCGTCCACCGACGGCGGCCTCGGGTGCCTCCAGGCCCTGCACCCCCGCGGCCGGCTGGCCGGCGTCGACCTGGTGGTGGCGTGTGACGTCACCACCACCTTCGTCGACGCGGCCGAGGAGTTCGCGCCGCAGAAGGGGGCCTCACCGGCGCAGGTCGCGCTGCTCCGCCGCCGGCTCGAGCGGCTGGCCCAGGTGTACCTCGACGAGTACGGCGTCGACGTCCGCTCCATTCCCGGGTCGGGAGCGGCAGGGGGGCTGGCCGGTGGCCTGGCCGCCCTGGGCGCGACCCTCCTCCCCGGCTTCGACCTGGTGGCCGACACGATCGAGCTGGCCGAGCGCATCGACGGCGCCGACCTGGTGGTGACGGGCGAGGGGTTTCTCGACGCCCACTCCTTCGCCGGCAAGGCCGTCGGTGGCGTCGTGGAGCTGGCCGAGGAAGCGGGCGTCCCGGTGCTGGTGGTGGTGGGGGAGGCGTTTGCCGACAGCCAGGTGCCGACCGTCTCGCTGGTCGACCGCTTCGGCCGCGAGCGCGCCTTCAACGAGACGCTGGCATGCGTCGAGGCGGCGGTGGTCGAGCACCTCGTGGCGTTACCCTGA